One segment of Triticum aestivum cultivar Chinese Spring chromosome 2A, IWGSC CS RefSeq v2.1, whole genome shotgun sequence DNA contains the following:
- the LOC123186798 gene encoding GATA transcription factor 26: MVKKEGPCCHCGIMGSPIWRNGPPEKPVLCNACGTRWRKKGTLENYTPTRRPQDAEAERKQHKKKPVRRIVKKEPSSHHNLGKTGDAADTFSNPSGFGSAASYSGSAQSHAWESLVPSRKRTCVARRRKPSSLETLAEDLNSIMHQEKLCSGSGVCTIPGSSEEDLLIYHSETAVGSFEIGYGSMLLTHPFKHAS; the protein is encoded by the exons ATGGTGAAGAAGGAGGGGCCGTGCTGCCACTGCGGAATCATGG GCAGCCCTATCTGGCGAAACGGGCCACCCGAGAAGCCAGTGCTCTGCAATGCGTGTGGGACAAGATGGAGGAAAAAGGGTACACTGGAGAACTACACACCAACGCGTCGTCCCCAAGATGCTGAAGCAGAGaggaaacaacacaagaaaaagcCCGTCCGCAGAATAGTGAAGAAAGAACCATCTTCTCATCACAACTTGGGGAAGACAGGGGATGCTGCTGACACTTTTAGCAATCCATCTGGTTTTGGATCAGCGGCATCGTATTCAG GTTCAGCGCAATCACATGCTTGGGAGTCACTGGTACCATCAAGAAAAAGGACTTGTGTCGCTCGTCGTCGTAAGCCGTCATCGCTGGAAACGCTTGCAGAGGATCTCAACTCCATAATGCACCAAGAGAAGTTATGTTCTGGTTCAGGGGTTTGTACCATTCCAGGATCCTCGGAGGAAGACCTACTGATTTATCATAGCGAGACTGCAGTTGGATCCTTTGAGATCGGTTACGGAAGCATGCTCCTTACACATCCATTCAAGCATGCTTCTTAA
- the LOC123038343 gene encoding disease resistance protein RGA2-like, translated as MSLSAFGIISAINECVNLFQSAKSAISSLRSRWSGSQEQSLQDHVLQLQSDLQRLCDTLPAMYDLINGAEWRSHKRCVAMLLPSLKDVVCEAEDLIDEFRWYEMKVQAEGNATRSPFIDFLDKVIHGNFNKLNDVQVRLVHLSSQLEKMGLPGVTQHFDKLIRPETTSLPSETKIFGRDKELEHVLGFLNVLTNSKRKRATSSTIASTSASTSNQVSDESIILNLPVLPIVGIGGVVKTTLAQLICSHQGVKSHFEMIIWIFVSDDFDVKRLTKEVIESCLGNLATTDNLDSLQRALSERVKNKRLLIVLDDMWGDALKENGQCWKRFCAPFRSIQEGSAMLVTTRCPNVAEGVRTMEPIILEGLDDGVFWNFFKSCAFGSDGGNNDPELECIGRRILPKLKGSPLGAKTLGRMLSTDLQASHWNYILESELWELKQKETDILPALRLSYMYLPFYLKQCFAFCVVYPKDYIFQKERLAEIWVAEGFVEPQGRVKIQDIGCQYFEDLLARSFFQKLSYRIVLATGSIFVTLKSLKILLYARKCKLESLPSDFGKLIKLLKFESNGLTYCAGGHMHLNSKDGQEQGFRLIKNLNQFRGNLVISNVGILSKDHAAEVELKNKKYLENLKLNMWDMQATQDALGFHKFNSHDKEIKEVLEVLEPPIKLKSLSLDNYDGVSLPSWFQPQNLPALKSLTFAVCVRLESISSPLISHSVNLNETHAAGIFMSLTNVTIDGCESISSLEHFLHPDCVPAIKTIRIEDCKMLASVATEKFGDFHFLEELDMLRCPKICPQRLVSSSLKKLNLRGSGLFCSIECCALTYFYLQCEFVTSIQLQMWSLPALQILHIECKSLASIGGSTNLSISASTGSIGTFSSLVVLSIQSCQNFSTLDDFLTQEYVPAIVKIEILCCMELLSLPGENFGSFPHLKHLVVNKCPRLTWQRGLVLPSTLQRLVLTSCGDVSPHVPSCLDNLTSLVSLSIGGLSITSIPGDIWHNNLASLKELVIEDCPYLLSFGGAKAVAKIKKVLIRNCPKLKGVEKIWCRGRLRTSTKHAGAVLPLPLTVQPCTGL; from the exons ATGAGCTTATCTGCTTTTGGGATCATTAGTGCCATCAATGAATGTGTCAATTTGTTCCAGTCAGCAAAATCTGCGATTTCATCTCTGCGCTCCCGATGGAGTGGCTCACAGGAGCAAAGTCTCCAGGATCATGTATTGCAATTACAGAGTGACCTACAACGTCTCTGTGACACCCTTCCTGCAATGTACGACCTCATTAATGGAGCAGAGTGGAGAAGCCACAAACGTTGTGTGGCCATGCTCCTTCCTAGCCTCAAGGATGTCGTGTGTGAGGCTGAAGACCTTATTGATGAGTTTAGATGGTACGAGATGAAGGTGCAAGCGGAGGGCAATGCAACCCGATCTCCTTTCATCGACTTCCTTGATAAGGTCATTCATGGCAACTTCAACAAACTGAATGATGTCCAAGTAAGATTGGTTCATCTTTCGAGTCAGCTAGAGAAGATGGGGCTTCCTGGAGTTACACAACACTTTGACAAATTGATCAGACCGGAGACCACCTCTTTGCCAAGTGAAACAAAAATATTTGGACGTGACAAGGAGCTGGAGCATGTATTGGGATTTCTCAATGTACTTACAAATTCAAAACGCAAGAGAGCAACTAGTTCAACCATTGCATCAACAAGCGCATCAACAAGCAACCAAGTTAGTGATGAATCGATAATATTGAATCTTCCTGTTTTGCCAATAGTTGGAATTGGTGGTGTTGTAAAGACTACTCTGGCCCAACTAATTTGCAGCCATCAAGGAGTGAAGTCTCACTTTGAGATGATAATTTGGATTTTCGTCTCAGATGACTTTGATGTGAAGAGGTTAACTAAAGAGGTCATAGAATCATGTCTTGGAAATCTGGCAACAACTGATAATTTGGATTCTCTTCAGCGTGCTCTCTCTGAGCGTGTGAAAAATAAAAGATTATTGATAGTCCTTGATGACATGTGGGGTGATGCATTAAAGGAAAATGGGCAGTGTTGGAAGAGATTTTGTGCACCTTTTAGAAGTATCCAAGAGGGAAGTGCGATGTTGGTTACCACTAGATGTCCAAATGTCGCCGAGGGGGTGCGGACAATGGAGCCCATCATATTAGAAGGTCTAGACGACGGTGTCTTCTGGAATTTCTTCAAGTCATGTGCGTTTGGATCCGATGGTGGTAACAATGATCCTGAGTTAGAGTGCATTGGTAGAAGAATACTTCCTAAGTTGAAGGGTTCTCCTTTGGGCGCCAAAACACTGGGGCGCATGTTAAGCACGGACCTTCAAGCATCACATTGGAATTATATACTTGAAAGTGAACTGTGGGAGTTGAAACAAAAGGAGACTGACATTTTGCCCGCCCTTCGATTGAGCTACATGTATTTACCATTCTATTTGAAGCAGTGCTTCGCATTTTGTGTTGTGTACCCCAAAGATTACATCTTTCAGAAGGAACGCTTAGCTGAAATCTGGGTAGCAGAAGGCTTTGTGGAACCTCAAGGTCGTGTTAAAATTCAAGATATTGGCTGCCAGTATTTTGAAGACCTTCTAGCACGGTCCTTCTTTCAAAAG TTGAGTTATCGGATAGTATTGGCAACTGGAAGCATCTTCGTTACCTTGAAATCTCTGAAGATTC TTTTATATGCCAGGAAATGCAAACTAGAAAGCTTGCCCAGTGACTTTGGTAAGTTGATCAAGTTGCTGAAATTTGAGTCAAACGGATTAACATATTGTGCCGGGGGCCACATGCATTTGAATTCAAAAGATGGGCAGGAACAAGGATTTAGGTTAATAAAGAATTTGAACCAATTCCGGGGAAACTTGGTGATATCTAATGTTGGAATACTAAGTAAGGATCATGCGGCTGAAGTTGAACTGAAAAATAAGAAATATCTTGAAAACTTGAAGTTGAATATGTGGGATATGCAGGCTACACAGGATGCTTTAGGCTTCCATAAGTTTAACAGCCATGACAAGGAGATAAAAGAGGTGCTTGAAGTTTTGGAGCCTCCTATCAAACTCAAGTCTCTGTCCCTCGATAATTATGACGGTGTATCACTCCCAAGCTGGTTTCAACCACAAAACTTGCCAGCCTTAAAATCACTTACTTTTGCTGTTTGTGTTCGACTCGAGAGCATATCATCTCCCTTGATCTCACATAGTGTTAACTTAAATGAGACACATGCAGCTGGTATTTTCATGTCTTTGACAAACGTAACCATTGATGGGTGCGAAAGTATATCAAGCCTCGAACATTTTCTGCATCCAGATTGTGTACCGGCCATCAAGACAATAAGAATTGAAGATTGCAAGATGTTAGCATCAGTAGCAACTGAAAAGTTTGGGGATTTTCATTTTCTTGAAGAACTGGACATGCTCCGTTGTCCAAAAATCTGCCCCCAAAGATTGGTTTCGTCTTCCCTTAAGAAGCTCAATTTGCGTGGTTCTGGTCTCTTTTGCAGTATTGAATGCTGCGCCCTCACGTACTTTTATTTACAATGTGAGTTTGTCACATCTATCCAACTGCAAATGTGGAGTCTTCCAGCTCTACAGATATTGCATATCGAGTGCAAATCACTTGCATCTATTGGAGGCTCCACAAACCTTTCCATTTCGGCAAGCACTGGCAGCATTGGAACATTCTCATCCCTAGTTGTCCTATCAATTCAGAGTTGTCAGAACTTTTCAACCCTTGATGACTTCCTAACACAAGAATATGTACCTGCGATTGTGAAAATTGAGATATTGTGTTGTATGGAGTTATTGTCCCTGCCAGGTGAAAATTTTGGTAGTtttcctcatttgaaacatctagTAGTTAATAAGTGCCCAAGACTCACCTGGCAAAGGGGGTTGGTCTTGCCATCAACTCTCCAAAGGCTCGTCTTAACGAGCTGTGGGGATGTATCTCCACATGTTCCTAGCTGCCTCGATAACCTCACATCCCTTGTCTCGCTGAGCATTGGTGGCCTGAGCATAACATCTATTCCAGGTGACATTTGGCACAATAATCTTGCATCACTTAAGGAATTGGTGATTGAGGATTGTCCATACCTACTTTCATTTGGTGGAGCTAAGGCAGTTGCAAAAATAAAGAAGGTGTTGATACGCAATTGTCCAAAATTGAAAGGAGTGGAGAAGATCTGGTGTAGAGGTCGCCTAAG GACTTCCACCAAGCATGCTGGCGCCGTGCTCCCGCTCCCGCTCACCGTGCAGCCGTGCACCGGCTTGTGA